From the Lolium rigidum isolate FL_2022 chromosome 2, APGP_CSIRO_Lrig_0.1, whole genome shotgun sequence genome, one window contains:
- the LOC124692627 gene encoding protein TAB2 homolog, chloroplastic has product MTTATAIVAGHGISFRRSLHLPNPPGKPASASFSVARPHAHYGRLAVPATSPSPRPCRSISSESPTADTVEDEEEPPVTSEANEEEEDDVDPLAEVCYLDPDADAEGIREWEVDFCSRPILDARGKKVWELVVCDATLSLQFTRFFPNTSINSVTLRDALASVASSLGVPLPDRARFFRSQMQTIISRACNELGVKAVPSRRCVSLLLWLEERYETVYSRHPGFQQGTKPLLTLDNPFASNLPDNLFGDKWAFVQLPFSDVREEVELLERRYAFGAGLDLDLLGFELDETTLVPGVAVESSRARPLAAWMNGLEICSMEVDTGRANLVLSAGVSTRYVYAGYQKSAATTQEAEAWEAAKKACGGLHFLAIQENLNSDSCVGFWLLLDLPPPPV; this is encoded by the exons ATGACCACCGCCACTGCCATCGTCGCCGGCCACGGCATCTCCTTCCGCCGGAGCCTCCACCTGCCGAACCCGCCGGGGAAACCAGCCTCCGCCTCCTTCTCCGTCGCGCGGCCCCACGCGCACTACGGCCGCCTCGCCGTTCCGgccacctcgccgtcgccgaggcCGTGCCGGTCCATCTCCTCCGAGAGCCCCACGGCCGACACCGTCGAGGACGAAGAGGAGCCGCCCGTGACGAGCGAGGcgaatgaggaggaggaggacgatgtggACCCGCTGGCGGAGGTGTGCTACCTGGACCCGGACGCGGACGCGGAGGGGATCCGGGAGTGGGAGGTGGACTTCTGCTCGCGCCCCATCCTGGACGCCAGGGGCAAGAAGGTGTGGGAGCTGGTGGTCTGCGACGCCACGCTCTCCCTCCAGTTCACCcgcttcttccccaacacctcCATCAACAGCGTCACCCTCCGCGACGCGCTCGCCTCCGTCGCATCCTCCCTCGGCGTGCCGCTCCCGGACCGCGCCCGCTTCTTCCGCTCGCAGATGCAGACCATCATCTCCCGCGCCTGCAACGAGCTCGGGGTCAAGGCCGTGCCCAGCCGACGATGCGTCTCCCTGCTGCTCTGGCTCGAGGAGCGGTACGAGACCGTGTACAGCCGCCACCCGGGCTTCCAGCAGGGCACCAAGCCGCTCCTCACGCTCGACAACCCCTTCGCATCAAACCTGCCGGATAACCTCTTCGGCGACAAGTGGGCCTTCGTGCAGCTCCCCTTCTCCG ATGTTAGGGAGGAGGTAGAGTTGTTGGAGAGGAGGTACGCCTTTGGGGCGGGGCTCGATTTGGACCTCTTGGGGTTTGAGCTTGACGAAACCACGCTAGTCCCTGGAGTTGCCGTGGAATCTTCGCGCGCCAGGCCTCTGGCCG CTTGGATGAATGGTTTAGAGATTTGTTCAATGGAGGTTGATACAGGCAGAGCGAACCTGGTCTTGTCAGCCGGGGTTTCAACCAGATATGTCTACGCCGGGTACCAGAAGAGTGCTGCAACGACGCAGGAGGCAGAAGCGTGggaggcggcaaagaaggcctgCGGCGGCCTGCACTTCCTGGCCATCCAAGAGAACCTGAATTCTGATAGTTGTGTTGGTTTCTGGCTCCTGCTGGACCTGCCCCCACCGCCCGTATGA